In Luteibaculum oceani, one DNA window encodes the following:
- the bioB gene encoding biotin synthase BioB: MTEVRTNWTRQEIEEIYNRPLLSLVFDAAQVHRANHMENEVQVCTLLSIKTGGCPEDCAYCPQAARYSTDVNVHKLLDKNVVLANAQKAKDAGSTRFCMGAAWREVRDNRDFDKVVEMVKEVNDMGLEVCATLGMINEHQASRLKEAGLYAYNHNLDTSEEKYGDIISTRGYDDRLDTLGNVRKAGLTICSGGIIGLGEDDNDRIGMLQTLANMDPQPESVPINKLVAVEGTPLEDQEDVHIFDMVRMIATARILMPKSMVRLSAGRLSMTEEGQAMCFMAGANSIFAGDKLLTTPNPAENEDMKLFAKLGLNARESFKEEKVKVCAKHAKEMAE; encoded by the coding sequence ATGACTGAAGTTAGAACGAATTGGACTAGACAAGAAATAGAGGAAATCTATAATAGACCATTGTTGAGTTTGGTATTCGATGCCGCACAGGTACACAGAGCCAACCATATGGAAAATGAGGTGCAAGTATGTACTTTATTGAGTATTAAAACAGGTGGATGCCCAGAAGACTGTGCTTATTGTCCTCAGGCTGCTAGATATAGTACAGATGTAAACGTACATAAGCTATTGGATAAGAACGTGGTTTTGGCCAATGCCCAAAAGGCAAAGGACGCAGGTTCTACTCGTTTTTGTATGGGTGCTGCTTGGCGCGAGGTAAGAGATAACCGTGATTTCGACAAGGTAGTTGAAATGGTTAAAGAGGTTAATGATATGGGGCTGGAAGTTTGTGCCACCCTTGGTATGATTAACGAGCATCAAGCATCTCGACTTAAAGAGGCCGGACTGTATGCATACAACCACAATCTTGATACTTCTGAAGAGAAGTATGGTGATATAATTTCGACCCGTGGGTACGATGATAGATTAGATACCCTTGGAAATGTTAGAAAGGCAGGATTAACTATTTGTTCTGGCGGTATCATTGGCCTTGGGGAAGATGATAACGACCGTATTGGGATGTTACAGACCCTTGCAAATATGGATCCTCAGCCTGAATCTGTGCCCATTAACAAGCTTGTCGCTGTTGAAGGTACGCCATTAGAGGACCAGGAAGATGTACATATTTTCGATATGGTGAGAATGATTGCTACCGCAAGAATTCTAATGCCAAAATCTATGGTTAGACTTTCTGCTGGAAGACTTTCCATGACAGAAGAGGGACAAGCGATGTGTTTTATGGCTGGAGCCAACTCTATCTTTGCAGGAGATAAGCTACTTACCACACCGAACCCAGCGGAAAATGAAGACATGAAACTTTTTGCGAAACTGGGATTAAATGCAAGAGAGTCATTTAAAGAAGAAAAAGTAAAAGTGTGTGCAAAGCACGCTAAAGAAATGGCGGAGTAA
- the bioA gene encoding adenosylmethionine--8-amino-7-oxononanoate transaminase, translating into MIDLKAEDLKHVWHPFSPLKSDGNLPVVTKGEGVYLELDNGARLIDAISSWWVNPLGHAHKEIADAVYKQMLTLEHVIFAGFTHEPAIQLSKTIKEIAKHPFDKVFFSDNGSTAVEVALKLAIQYFSNLGSPRKGIVSFKDAYHGDTFGAMAVGQKGTFFKPFEDFVFQVHQIEVPTEENFEELKKGFTELVSSKDIAAFIFEPLVLGAGGMKMYSPEFLAELMNIAKSYGTICIADEVMTGFGRTGKMFATDHLEIAPDLMAVSKCLTGGFMPLSLTLANKKITEAFNNDQVDKVFYHGHSYTANPVGCAAANKTLEILSGGETKKNWERIENKHKGFIPELTQFNKVKNIRLRGTILAFDVQDKSEGYFSDIKEQLKKSFIADGVLLRPLGNTVYIMPPYIISNEQLDTVYGSIKNALQKI; encoded by the coding sequence ATGATAGATTTAAAGGCAGAGGATCTTAAACACGTTTGGCATCCTTTTTCACCTCTAAAATCCGATGGAAATCTTCCGGTGGTTACCAAAGGTGAAGGCGTTTATCTGGAATTGGACAATGGAGCTAGGCTTATCGATGCGATTTCTTCTTGGTGGGTGAATCCTTTGGGGCATGCACATAAGGAAATTGCAGATGCTGTTTACAAGCAGATGCTAACCTTAGAGCATGTAATTTTTGCTGGATTTACACATGAGCCTGCCATCCAACTTTCTAAAACCATTAAGGAAATAGCCAAACATCCATTTGATAAAGTTTTCTTTTCTGATAATGGAAGTACTGCTGTTGAGGTAGCGTTAAAATTGGCAATACAGTACTTTTCAAATTTAGGGTCTCCGAGAAAGGGTATTGTAAGTTTTAAGGATGCCTACCACGGGGATACCTTCGGAGCAATGGCTGTTGGCCAAAAAGGGACATTCTTTAAGCCTTTCGAAGATTTTGTATTCCAAGTTCATCAAATAGAAGTTCCCACTGAAGAGAATTTTGAGGAATTAAAAAAGGGTTTTACCGAATTAGTTTCCAGTAAGGATATAGCTGCTTTTATCTTTGAACCCCTAGTACTGGGAGCGGGTGGTATGAAAATGTATTCTCCAGAATTTTTGGCCGAGTTGATGAACATTGCTAAGTCATACGGAACTATTTGTATCGCCGATGAAGTTATGACCGGCTTTGGTAGGACAGGTAAAATGTTTGCCACCGACCACCTCGAGATTGCACCAGATTTAATGGCGGTTTCTAAGTGTTTAACAGGAGGTTTTATGCCTCTGAGTCTTACACTGGCCAATAAAAAAATTACCGAGGCCTTTAACAATGATCAGGTAGATAAAGTCTTTTATCACGGTCATAGTTATACTGCCAATCCTGTAGGTTGTGCTGCGGCTAATAAAACCCTTGAAATACTTTCTGGTGGAGAAACTAAGAAGAACTGGGAACGTATAGAAAATAAGCACAAAGGCTTTATTCCGGAGTTAACCCAATTTAATAAGGTTAAGAATATTAGGTTGCGCGGAACCATTTTGGCGTTTGATGTTCAAGATAAATCGGAGGGGTATTTTTCAGATATAAAGGAGCAACTTAAAAAGAGCTTTATCGCCGATGGAGTGTTATTAAGACCGCTTGGAAATACGGTTTATATCATGCCTCCATACATTATTTCAAACGAGCAGTTGGATACGGTTTACGGATCGATTAAAAACGCACTTCAAAAAATTTAA
- the bioD gene encoding dethiobiotin synthase, which translates to MHNKPLFVTGIGTGIGKTVFSSILCTALDADYWKPVQAGDLEHSDSIFVKKHATLNKGKVLPEGYCLKFAMSPHKAAELEQVEIDRELLDPPATENNLVIEGAGGLMVPITTRFTYLDYITELNPRVFLVVKNYLGSINHTLLSIAALQSRSIDVAGLIIMGDQNEGSEQAYEEMGKLPIIARIPWAKPLNASFVKEQAQIVRASILQQEL; encoded by the coding sequence ATGCACAATAAACCATTATTTGTAACGGGAATTGGAACAGGTATAGGGAAAACTGTCTTTTCATCTATTCTGTGTACCGCTTTAGATGCAGATTACTGGAAGCCAGTCCAGGCGGGAGATTTGGAGCATAGTGATAGCATTTTTGTAAAAAAACACGCCACGCTAAATAAGGGTAAAGTTCTTCCAGAAGGTTACTGCCTAAAGTTTGCTATGTCGCCTCATAAAGCTGCCGAATTAGAGCAAGTAGAGATAGATAGAGAACTTCTAGATCCACCCGCTACAGAAAATAACCTGGTTATCGAGGGTGCGGGAGGGTTAATGGTTCCCATTACCACCAGATTTACCTATTTAGATTATATCACAGAGTTAAACCCTAGGGTATTTTTAGTGGTTAAAAATTATCTGGGAAGTATAAATCATACGCTTTTATCCATTGCCGCGCTTCAAAGTAGAAGCATAGATGTGGCCGGACTAATTATTATGGGCGATCAGAATGAAGGTTCTGAGCAGGCTTATGAAGAAATGGGTAAGTTGCCCATTATTGCCCGAATTCCTTGGGCAAAACCATTAAATGCATCCTTTGTTAAGGAGCAAGCACAAATTGTAAGAGCATCCATATTACAGCAGGAGCTATGA
- the atpC gene encoding ATP synthase F1 subunit epsilon — protein MLLEIISPEKKIFQGEAKSVVVPAVDGSLGILDNHAPLISTLKKGIVEVSGADKNTFEINGGVVEVMKNKVIILAE, from the coding sequence ATGTTACTCGAGATCATTTCTCCCGAGAAAAAAATATTCCAAGGCGAAGCCAAAAGTGTAGTAGTTCCTGCAGTGGATGGATCGCTTGGAATACTAGATAATCACGCCCCTCTTATCTCTACCCTGAAAAAGGGAATTGTTGAGGTTTCAGGCGCCGATAAGAACACTTTCGAAATTAACGGAGGGGTTGTTGAGGTAATGAAAAACAAGGTGATTATTCTCGCAGAGTAA
- the atpD gene encoding F0F1 ATP synthase subunit beta, whose product MSQIKGKITQVIGPVVDVSFEGEEVILPNIYDALETTKNDGSVVVLEVQQHIGEDTVRTISMDATEGLNRGGVVVSTGAPISMPIGDSIKGRLFNVVGESIDGIGKVEKKETYPIHREAPKFEELSTSTEILFTGIKVIDLIEPYAKGGKIGLFGGAGVGKTVLIQELINNIAKGYDGYSVFAGVGERTREGNDLLREMIESGIVTYGDDFLHSMEEGGWDLSKVDGEKLKESKATFIFGQMNEPPGARARVALSGLTMAEYFRDGAGEESDSAGGKDILFFIDNIFRFTQAGSEVSALLGRMPSAVGYQPTLATEMGAMQERITSTKKGSITSVQAVYVPADDLTDPAPATTFAHLDATTVLSRKIAELGIYPAVDPLDSTSRILSEEIVGKEHYACAQRVKEILQRYKELQDIIAILGMDELSEEDKKVVHRARRVQRFLSQPFHVAEQFTGIPGVMVPIEDTIKGFNMIMDGEVDEYPEAAFNLKGTIEEAIETGKKMLAEAKN is encoded by the coding sequence ATGTCTCAAATCAAAGGCAAAATTACACAGGTTATTGGTCCTGTGGTTGACGTAAGCTTCGAAGGTGAAGAGGTTATATTACCAAACATTTACGATGCATTAGAAACCACAAAAAATGATGGATCAGTTGTTGTACTTGAGGTTCAGCAGCATATTGGAGAAGATACGGTAAGAACCATTTCGATGGACGCTACCGAAGGTTTAAACCGCGGAGGTGTGGTAGTTTCTACTGGAGCGCCCATCTCTATGCCTATCGGAGACAGCATTAAAGGCCGTCTTTTCAATGTAGTAGGTGAGAGCATTGATGGTATTGGAAAGGTTGAGAAAAAAGAAACCTATCCTATTCACCGCGAAGCTCCTAAGTTTGAAGAACTATCAACTTCTACCGAGATTCTTTTTACGGGTATTAAGGTTATCGATTTGATTGAGCCTTACGCAAAAGGAGGAAAGATTGGTTTATTTGGAGGTGCAGGTGTAGGTAAAACTGTACTTATCCAGGAGTTGATTAACAATATTGCAAAAGGTTACGACGGATACTCTGTATTCGCTGGTGTAGGTGAGCGTACTCGTGAGGGTAACGATCTACTTCGCGAGATGATTGAGTCTGGAATTGTAACTTATGGAGACGACTTCCTTCATTCTATGGAAGAAGGTGGTTGGGATCTTAGTAAAGTTGATGGAGAGAAGCTTAAGGAATCTAAAGCTACCTTTATCTTCGGTCAGATGAATGAGCCTCCTGGAGCACGTGCTCGTGTAGCTCTTTCTGGTCTTACCATGGCGGAGTACTTCCGTGATGGTGCTGGCGAAGAGTCTGACTCTGCTGGTGGTAAGGATATCCTATTCTTTATCGATAACATCTTCCGTTTTACTCAGGCTGGTTCAGAGGTGTCTGCACTTCTTGGACGTATGCCATCTGCGGTAGGATACCAGCCAACACTTGCTACCGAAATGGGAGCAATGCAAGAGCGTATTACTTCTACTAAGAAAGGTTCTATTACCTCGGTACAGGCAGTTTATGTACCTGCGGATGACCTTACTGACCCAGCTCCTGCAACTACCTTTGCTCACCTTGATGCCACTACGGTACTTTCAAGAAAAATTGCTGAGCTTGGTATTTACCCAGCGGTAGATCCTCTAGATTCTACTTCTAGAATTCTTTCTGAAGAAATCGTTGGTAAAGAGCACTATGCTTGTGCACAGCGTGTTAAAGAGATTCTACAGCGTTATAAAGAATTACAAGATATCATCGCTATCCTTGGTATGGATGAGCTTTCTGAAGAAGATAAGAAAGTGGTTCACCGTGCACGTAGAGTTCAGCGTTTCCTTTCTCAGCCTTTCCACGTAGCAGAGCAGTTTACTGGAATTCCTGGGGTTATGGTACCTATCGAAGATACCATCAAAGGATTTAACATGATTATGGACGGAGAAGTTGATGAATATCCAGAAGCTGCATTTAACTTAAAAGGAACAATTGAAGAAGCAATTGAGACTGGTAAGAAGATGTTAGCTGAAGCTAAAAACTAA
- a CDS encoding M28 family peptidase, giving the protein MKKQLSLVMSFFLLTTGIMAQTGFVITNATAENVISGNYNPANFNAGLEILSSEFPSTVNSQINPDSLKAYIIKLASFKNRNTGSDTLSDSIGIGAARRWVHGKFESFTASSPRLIPAYFQFNQRICDITQHRNIIAVQPGTDTTDKSIIVVEGHIDSRCEGVCDIECDAEGVEDNASGTALVMELARVMGNYKTKRTIVYMVTIGEEQGLFGAAAFAEYCEQNNINVRAVFNNDVIGGIICGKTASPPGCTGEGDVDSTSVRIFSHGATDSPSKGLARFAKMQYQDDLLPIVSVPMELRIMSPEDRGGRGGDHIPFRQRGYPAIRYCAANEHGDASIDAGYVDRQHTESDVLGVDTDGDLKVDSFFVDFNYLARNGVINGASAAAAANGPLSPSIQVNKLENAFEVIITPAEEAPSYKIGVRAFGHDFHTIYETTKLIDTIPRIDTAPQHFISACAVDAMGIESLFSNEERLFTPVGIDDARGNIDVPAGIRMEQNRPNPFDEATYIVFEADSQWEGKDAIITIRDLKGKVVKQLATEVKFGNNEVLYRHGYGAVGTYLYSLEIEGKSFGVQRMIFAN; this is encoded by the coding sequence ATGAAAAAGCAGTTATCCCTTGTTATGTCATTTTTCCTGTTAACCACAGGTATTATGGCTCAAACTGGCTTTGTTATTACTAATGCCACAGCCGAGAATGTAATCTCAGGTAATTACAATCCCGCAAATTTTAATGCAGGATTAGAAATTTTAAGCTCGGAGTTTCCGTCCACGGTCAACTCCCAGATCAATCCAGATAGCTTAAAGGCATATATCATTAAGCTAGCTTCTTTTAAGAACAGAAATACAGGTTCTGACACCCTTTCTGATAGTATTGGAATAGGCGCTGCACGAAGGTGGGTGCATGGTAAGTTTGAATCATTTACGGCGAGTTCGCCTCGTTTAATTCCGGCTTATTTTCAGTTTAATCAGCGGATATGTGACATTACCCAGCACAGAAATATTATTGCGGTTCAGCCCGGAACGGATACAACGGATAAGTCCATTATCGTGGTGGAGGGGCATATTGATTCGCGATGCGAAGGGGTTTGCGACATAGAGTGTGATGCCGAAGGTGTTGAAGACAATGCCAGTGGAACTGCTTTGGTAATGGAGTTAGCTCGTGTTATGGGTAACTACAAAACCAAAAGAACCATTGTGTACATGGTTACCATAGGCGAAGAGCAAGGACTATTTGGCGCGGCTGCTTTTGCGGAATATTGCGAACAAAACAACATTAATGTAAGGGCCGTTTTCAATAACGATGTAATAGGAGGAATTATATGCGGGAAAACAGCCTCGCCTCCAGGTTGTACTGGAGAAGGAGATGTGGATTCTACTTCTGTTAGGATATTTTCTCACGGAGCTACCGATTCACCAAGTAAGGGCTTAGCGCGATTTGCCAAAATGCAGTACCAAGACGATTTATTACCTATCGTTTCGGTTCCAATGGAGCTTAGGATTATGTCGCCTGAGGATAGAGGTGGAAGAGGAGGAGACCACATCCCATTTCGCCAGCGAGGATATCCAGCTATTCGTTATTGTGCAGCCAATGAACACGGCGATGCGTCTATTGATGCAGGCTATGTTGATCGTCAGCACACCGAATCGGATGTTTTAGGAGTGGATACCGATGGAGACCTTAAAGTGGATAGCTTTTTTGTGGATTTCAATTATTTGGCAAGAAATGGGGTTATAAATGGAGCCTCGGCGGCTGCAGCGGCTAACGGACCATTAAGCCCAAGTATCCAAGTAAATAAACTAGAAAATGCATTTGAGGTAATCATTACACCTGCGGAGGAAGCCCCTAGTTATAAAATTGGTGTTCGGGCCTTTGGTCATGATTTTCATACCATCTATGAGACTACCAAACTTATAGATACTATTCCAAGAATTGATACAGCTCCTCAGCATTTTATTAGTGCCTGTGCAGTAGATGCTATGGGGATAGAGAGTTTGTTTAGCAACGAGGAAAGACTGTTTACCCCCGTTGGAATCGATGATGCTAGAGGAAATATTGATGTTCCGGCTGGAATAAGAATGGAGCAAAATAGACCCAATCCATTTGACGAAGCTACTTACATTGTTTTTGAGGCTGACTCACAATGGGAGGGGAAGGATGCCATTATTACCATAAGGGACTTAAAAGGAAAAGTGGTTAAGCAATTAGCAACCGAAGTTAAATTTGGAAATAACGAGGTGTTGTATCGCCATGGTTATGGTGCTGTTGGAACCTACCTGTATAGCTTGGAGATTGAAGGTAAATCCTTCGGGGTTCAGCGAATGATTTTCGCGAATTAA
- a CDS encoding aminotransferase class I/II-fold pyridoxal phosphate-dependent enzyme: MAVPENIRKRLEERTELGLLRSLSPPKKGWVDFCSNDYLGIAKNHFSGNQLLGSGGSRLLTGNYSKIEELEENASSFFGAPSLYFNSGYQANIGLLQAVGQRGDLYLFDEFSHASIRDGLQLSRAQSLKFKHNDLQHLAQLLKGKSGYNNIYVVTESIFSMHGDGPDLPALLDLCETHHAFLILDEAHSVGITGAQGRGISFAYKEHPSLFARIFPLGKAFGVQGAFISGSDLLKDYLINFARSFIYTTAPSPVIAEAVANSIDRVFEADKARDNLKLNLAYWHGEGNNREANSLSAIQFVPCPRIKHDGIKKALEEAQIQVFPIRYPTVPEQMEGFRVIIHSYNTKSEIDSLKKILQAHAQ, from the coding sequence ATGGCAGTTCCAGAAAATATTCGAAAGCGACTAGAGGAAAGAACCGAACTCGGTTTACTGCGGTCTTTGTCCCCTCCTAAAAAAGGGTGGGTAGACTTTTGTTCGAATGATTACTTGGGGATTGCTAAGAACCATTTTTCGGGAAATCAGCTCCTAGGATCTGGAGGTTCGCGGTTACTTACGGGTAATTATTCTAAAATCGAGGAACTAGAGGAAAATGCCTCTTCCTTTTTTGGTGCTCCATCTTTGTATTTTAACTCGGGTTATCAAGCCAATATAGGTTTGTTGCAAGCCGTTGGTCAGCGTGGGGATCTTTACTTGTTCGATGAGTTTTCTCACGCTAGTATTAGAGATGGTCTTCAGCTTTCTCGTGCCCAAAGTTTGAAGTTTAAACATAACGACTTACAGCACCTTGCACAGCTTTTGAAGGGTAAATCTGGGTATAATAACATCTATGTGGTTACCGAAAGCATTTTCTCAATGCACGGCGATGGTCCAGACTTACCGGCACTTTTAGATTTATGTGAAACGCACCATGCATTTTTGATTTTGGATGAGGCGCACTCCGTTGGAATTACGGGGGCACAGGGTAGAGGAATTTCTTTTGCTTATAAAGAACATCCCAGCCTTTTCGCCCGCATTTTTCCATTGGGGAAGGCATTTGGGGTTCAAGGAGCTTTTATTTCGGGTTCGGACCTACTAAAAGATTACCTAATCAACTTTGCACGAAGCTTCATATATACAACAGCTCCGAGTCCGGTTATTGCAGAAGCTGTTGCAAATTCTATAGATCGGGTGTTTGAGGCAGATAAGGCAAGAGATAATTTGAAATTAAACCTTGCTTATTGGCATGGGGAAGGCAATAACCGAGAAGCAAACAGCCTAAGTGCAATACAGTTTGTACCTTGCCCCCGAATTAAGCATGATGGTATAAAAAAGGCGTTGGAAGAAGCTCAAATACAGGTCTTTCCAATACGCTATCCTACCGTTCCAGAACAAATGGAGGGGTTTAGGGTCATCATACATAGTTACAACACCAAATCTGAAATAGATTCACTAAAGAAAATATTACAGGCACATGCACAATAA
- a CDS encoding Fic family protein yields MSDLKLSILPKDLFLRYSEVMNFDLVKCLEKAQEFDMPVDYFQFYKSVSSVYSSKIEGENIEFDSFFKHKFLNVRFNPDYTQRADDLYGAYEMIDDAELNEENLKKAHKLITSNILPLNHRGVYRNNPMYVIGDDDRIDYVAASQMKLASEMDTLFKDIQLLLAAELSIEEVFFYAPLIHLVFVKIHPFQDGNGRTARLLEKWFFLQKLGPKATGIQLEKNYYTHLRDYYNNLRKIGLEYESLDYNLALDFVLMTANGLCSAKR; encoded by the coding sequence ATGTCAGACCTGAAGCTATCCATACTTCCAAAAGACTTGTTTTTACGCTATTCGGAAGTAATGAATTTCGATCTGGTTAAATGCTTGGAAAAAGCCCAAGAGTTTGACATGCCCGTCGATTATTTTCAGTTTTACAAGTCAGTTTCCTCGGTTTACTCTTCAAAAATTGAGGGTGAAAATATTGAATTCGATAGCTTTTTTAAGCATAAATTTCTAAACGTACGCTTTAATCCAGATTACACCCAGCGAGCTGATGATTTGTATGGTGCCTACGAAATGATAGACGATGCAGAATTAAATGAGGAAAATCTAAAAAAGGCCCATAAACTGATTACTTCTAATATTCTTCCCCTTAACCACAGAGGAGTTTATCGAAACAATCCAATGTATGTAATTGGCGATGACGACCGAATAGATTATGTGGCGGCATCACAAATGAAACTAGCTAGCGAAATGGATACTTTGTTTAAGGATATCCAGCTTCTTCTAGCAGCTGAGTTATCGATTGAAGAGGTGTTTTTCTATGCACCACTAATCCATCTAGTTTTCGTTAAAATCCACCCTTTCCAAGATGGTAATGGCAGAACAGCTAGGTTACTAGAAAAGTGGTTTTTTCTCCAAAAATTGGGTCCTAAAGCAACAGGAATACAGCTTGAGAAAAATTATTACACCCACCTTAGGGATTATTACAATAACCTAAGAAAGATAGGGTTAGAGTATGAGTCTCTCGACTATAATTTGGCATTAGATTTTGTGCTAATGACAGCTAATGGTCTGTGCTCTGCTAAACGCTAA
- a CDS encoding beta-ketoacyl synthase N-terminal-like domain-containing protein, protein MRVDLDVLGWESISPLGSSVSEIWDHYKSPTHRLQHLNLWCGKLWDKQEREISAFTETKKYYQKLDRSIALGAFVANRLKGKNHLSDQLGVNAGSSRGATGKLEESFQQFIENGDVPLQTSPQTTAGNIASFIAQEIGSTGIAISHSITCSTFSHGVANAAAWLNAGMAEQFLVVGSEAALTPFTFQQMKSLGIYSNADVQQAIPCRALDETKEDNTMILGEGAIGVLLGKNQNSQFKIRSIGISKENVKSPSGVSLNGLACQQSMQMALESASLRTVDFIVSHAPGTILGDQSEMNAIRSVFGGSHPPVTNNKWKIGHTFGASGGFSLEMALLMLRENEIVLPPYIKAGKPKKQELRSAIVNAIGFGGNSISLLIEKDF, encoded by the coding sequence ATGCGAGTAGATCTTGATGTTTTAGGGTGGGAATCCATTTCTCCTTTGGGTTCTTCCGTTTCAGAAATTTGGGATCATTACAAGAGCCCGACTCACCGTTTGCAGCACCTAAATCTGTGGTGTGGAAAGCTTTGGGATAAACAGGAAAGGGAAATTTCCGCATTTACCGAAACCAAAAAATATTATCAGAAGCTCGACCGAAGTATAGCGCTGGGGGCTTTTGTCGCCAATCGTTTAAAAGGTAAAAACCACTTGTCAGACCAGCTGGGTGTTAATGCGGGATCTAGCAGGGGTGCTACCGGAAAATTAGAGGAGTCGTTTCAACAATTTATAGAAAACGGGGATGTGCCATTACAAACATCTCCCCAGACCACGGCAGGAAATATTGCCAGTTTTATAGCGCAAGAAATAGGTTCTACAGGTATAGCAATTTCCCACAGTATTACTTGCTCCACTTTTTCTCATGGAGTGGCAAATGCCGCGGCCTGGTTAAATGCAGGTATGGCTGAACAATTTTTGGTAGTTGGCTCCGAAGCGGCTCTTACTCCTTTTACTTTTCAGCAAATGAAAAGCCTTGGAATTTATAGTAATGCAGATGTACAGCAGGCGATTCCCTGTCGGGCACTAGATGAGACTAAGGAAGACAATACCATGATTCTTGGAGAAGGTGCGATTGGAGTTTTATTAGGCAAAAACCAAAACTCCCAGTTCAAAATCCGGTCCATAGGTATCAGTAAAGAAAATGTAAAATCACCCAGCGGGGTGAGTTTAAATGGTTTGGCCTGCCAGCAAAGTATGCAGATGGCTTTGGAGAGTGCATCGTTAAGGACGGTAGACTTTATTGTAAGTCATGCTCCAGGTACGATACTGGGAGATCAATCTGAAATGAATGCCATACGATCTGTTTTTGGTGGTTCGCATCCACCCGTTACCAATAATAAATGGAAAATAGGGCACACTTTTGGTGCTTCTGGTGGCTTTTCTCTTGAAATGGCATTGTTGATGCTTAGAGAAAATGAAATTGTTCTTCCACCTTATATTAAAGCCGGTAAACCCAAAAAACAGGAGTTGAGGTCGGCAATTGTAAATGCCATTGGTTTTGGAGGAAACTCCATTAGCCTTTTAATTGAAAAGGATTTTTAA